In the Malus domestica chromosome 16, GDT2T_hap1 genome, one interval contains:
- the LOC103403796 gene encoding uncharacterized protein isoform X3, with amino-acid sequence MGSLWDGHDEIKPMEKNSLADCADTEPIDTQISSPPLSDEKGKSRDVDELVRDIVPCDDTVPVEDAFETQMVDFGDETQLMDFATETQVMDFGGETQVLDLGGETQAMDFGGETQAVDFGGETQAVDFSGETQVLDDINCFANMEDTQLLEFDDVVVSDSEESDATEVLDDSKDLTDNESVQRGSGQLMNEENICRTPCENSENGLTEQANHLIDKQHNAGLHVSAATPVDDGSPELGPGSVHMQFTSVRAASLQASGLAAHSTALNGTNRGSTIDGEEVNKEHDSRNENKWRTGSLTARKLFTEDSDAENTEISHNSASDEEAEDLLQFPSNLAGLSYIDSQEPGELSQANALDFVDKFLQNNLDESNKEVGHGKSARDNSRFVSSAKGPQTLAKKANDKSIDKGIFDWDDNREDEEGGEFFRRRKADFFDGRSHGWRSLPQPQKSKEKRQDAEKDRKKQLQGKNKRIGVVHSDSKLLLHNSKVDKKTAHEDEMKHKKNLVSEFDEQFNNDSPREKLDANINKNDAPEMMNVGFDTQMAAEAIEALCYGEGISNCDASDDHQDAQGNQSSPEGSMGEKSKNRTCSTKLSSRKRGRFTDAGVSRETQQAKKMRVGGRSSKHSSVSPLEYSKNTRKECETKVVIAKSKKGKSNAKKHLNIIGNRNMEKMPSVAIDLRTEGSIKKHLQQDVGTFTPIARRTRRSMVVNQLKKADDASSDCGEESSSQTEDVATREKIISLTGVQVSNALNAKSSKSGPNRSGEVGNHKPSQHHGSDLKFEAICNGIKLDALSFPKGKRSRRKLSDQVYGPDNLNDPPTPSVQPDKVGQRVTRHTRPQGAAQSIFVDVKSTRRTRSATRGDKNCARKFARQSLKTDPWKAPLHCNSSHKDGIMISEITTGGEAVGILDRASDANPSSATKMRDESPIGKCKPLDSACATPVNSKVPVNDASPVCMGNEYFKQSCKKTPSRPSLLKEIRDLSANGHTPTSASKDLRKRRDMTDVQVLYSHHLDDHVIKHQKKILARLGVSVASSMTDATHFIADQFVRTRNMLEAIAAGKPVVTHLWLDSCGQASCLIDEKNYILRDTKKEKEFGFNMPTSLVRACQHPLLEGRKVFITPNTKPGKEIISSLVKAVHGQAIERIGRSVLEADKIPDDLLVLSCEEDYEICVPILEKGATVYSSELLLNGIVAQKLEFERHRLFTDQVKKTRSTIWLRKDGSKFLPVTKNK; translated from the exons ATGGGTTCCCTCTGGGACGGCCACGACGAAATCAAGCCGATGGAGAAAAACTCACTCGCCGACTGCGCCGATACCGAGCCCATTGATACTCAGATTTCAAGCCCTCCATTGTCCG ATGAGAAGGGCAAATCGAGGGATGTGGATGAGTTAGTGCGAGACATTGTGCCGTGTGATGATACTGTTCCAGTTGAAGATGCATTTGAAACCCAAATGGTAGATTTTGGTGATGAAACCCAATTAATGGATTTCGCAACCGAAACCCAAGTAATGGATTTTGGTGGCGAAACCCAAGTATTGGATTTGGGCGGGGAAACACAAGCGATGGATTTCGGTGGTGAAACACAAGCAGTGGATTTTGGTGGTGAAACACAAGCAGTGGATTTCAGTGGTGAAACACAAGTGTTGGATGATATCAACTGCTTTGCAAACATGGAGGATACTCAGTTATTAGAGTTTGATGATGTAGTTGTCAGTGACAGTGAAGAGTCGGATGCAACTGAAGTTTTGGATGATAGCAAGGATCTAACTGACAATGAATCGGTACAGAGAGGTTCTGGTCAATTAATGAATGAGGAGAATATTTGCCGCACTCCTTGTGAAAATAGTGAAAATGGGTTAACGGAGCAAGCCAATCATTTGATCGACAAGCAACACAATGCAG GGCTCCATGTTTCTGCTGCAACACCTGTGGATGACGGCTCCCCGGAACTGGGACCAG GTTCTGTGCATATGCAATTTACCTCAGTCCGTGCAGCATCCTTACAGGCCTCCGGTCTAGCAGCTCACAGTACAGCTTTGAATGGTACCAACA GGGGTTCGACCATAGATGGGGAAGAAGTCAACAAGGAACATGATTCAAGGAATGAGAACAAATGGAGGACTGGTAGTTTAACAGCGAGAAAACTTTTTACTGAGGATTCAGATgctgaaaacacggaaatttctcATAACAGCGCTAGTGATGAAGAAGCTGAAGATTTGCTTCAGTTTCCTAGTAATTTGGCAGGGTTGAGCTATATTGACTCTCAAGAACCAGGTGAATTATCACAGGCTAATGCACTTGATTTTGTGGATAAATTCCTCCAAAATAATCTGGATGAGTCTAATAAAGAAGTTGGCCATGGAAAGAGTGCAAGGGACAATTCAAGATTTGTCTCAAGTGCAAAAGGGCCACAAACTTTGGCCAAGAAAGCCAATGACAAAAGCATAGATAAAGGGATTTTTGATTGGGATGATAACCGCGAGGATGAAGAAGGAGGTGAATTTTTCCGCCGAAGAAAAGCAGACTTCTTTGATGGCAGAAGCCATGGGTGGAGATCTCTTCCCCAACCCCAGAAGTCCAAAGAGAAAAGACAGGATGCGGAGAAGGATCGCAAAAAACAATTACAAGGAAAGAACAAGAGAATAGGTGTAGTTCATTCTGATTCAAAACTATTGTTGCATAATTCAAAAGTCGACAAGAAGACAGCACatgaagatgaaatgaaacATAAAAAGAATCTCGTCAGTGAGTTTGATGAACAGTTTAACAATGACTCCCCTAGAGAGAAGTTGGATGCTAATATTAATAAGAACGATGCACCTGAAATGATGAATGTAGGCTTTGATACTCAAATGGCAGCTGAAGCTATAGAAGCCTTGTGTTATGGTGAAGGGATTTCCAATTGTGATGCTAGTGATGACCATCAAGATGCTCAAGGAAATCAGAGTTCTCCTGAAGGTTCGATGGGAGAAAAATCAAAGAATAGAACTTGTTCAACAAAACTGTCTTCTCGAAAAAGAGGGCGTTTTACTGATGCAGGGGTTTCCCGAGAAACTcaacaagcaaagaaaatgaGGGTTGGTGGCAGATCAAGTAAACATTCTTCAGTTTCACCTCTGGAATATTCTAAGAATACCAGGAAGGAGTGTGAAACAAAGGTGGTGATAGCAAAATCAAAGAAGGGGAAGTCCAACGCTAAAAAGCATCTTAACATCATTGGGAACAGAAACATGGAGAAAATGCCTTCTGTTGCTATTGACCTAAGAACAGAAGGATCTATAAAAAAGCATTTACAACAGGATGTTGGTACGTTTACGCCGATTGCACGTCGAACTAGACGGTCTATGGTGGTAAATCAGTTAAAGAAAGCTGACGATGCATCCAGTGATTGTGGAGAAGAGTCGAGCTCTCAAACAGAGGATGTTGCAACTAGagaaaaaataattagtttAACAGGTGTTCAGGTGTCTAATGCGTTGAATGCAAAATCTTCAAAATCGGGTCCCAATCGATCTGGAGAAGTTGGAAATCATAAACCAAGCCAACATCATGGTTCAGATCTCAAGTTTGAAGCTATTTGCAATGGCATCAAATTGGATGCTTTAAGCTTCCCCAAAGGAAAAAGATCTAGGAGAAAGTTATCTGATCAGGTTTATGGGCCTGATAACTTAAATGATCCACCGACCCCATCTGTTCAGCCAGACAAAGTTGGACAACGTGTCACTAGGCACACAAGACCGCAGGGTGCTGCTCAAAGCATTTTTGTTGATGTAAAGTCAACAAGAAGAACCCGATCGGCTACACGTGGTGACAAGAATTGTGCTAGAAAATTTGCACGTCAAAGTTTAAAAACTGATCCTTGGAAAGCTCCTCTTCATTGTAATTCTTCTCATAAGGATGGGATAATGATATCAGAGATTACAACTGGTGGAGAGGCAGTTGGAATTCTTGACAGGGCGAGTGATGCAAATCCGTCTTCTGCTACTAAAATGAGGGATGAATCCCCGATAGGGAAATGCAAACCACTGGATTCAGCTTGTGCTACTCCAGTTAACAGTAAGGTGCCTGTCAATGATGCATCTCCGGTTTGTATGGGTAATGAATATTTCAAACAGTCATGCAAGAAGACCCCTTCAAGGCCAAGTCTTTTGAAAGAAATCCGTGACTTAAGTGCAAATGGGCATACACCAACTTCAGCATCAAAGGATTTAAGGAAGAGGAGAGATATGACAGATGTTCAAGTATTGTATAGCCACCACTTGGATGACCATGTAATTAAGCATCAGAAAAAG attttggcCCGACTAGGAGTTTCTGTAGCATCCTCTATGACAGATGCCACACACTTCATAGCAGATCAATTTGTGCGTACGAGGAATATGTTAGAAGCTATTGCTGCTGGAAAACCAGTGGTGACGCATTTATGGCTCGATAGCTGTGGACAAGCTAGTTGTCTCATCGATGAGAAAAACTATATACTAAGGGATaccaagaaggagaaggagttTGGCTTTAACATGCCGACTTCGTTGGTACGTGCGTGCCAGCATCCGCTTCTGGAG GGTCGTAAAGTCTTCATCACCCCAAATACGAAGCCTGGTAAAGAAATAATTTCAAGTCTGGTCAAAGCAGTCCATGGCCAG GCTATAGAAAGAATTGGTAGATCTGTTTTGGAGGCTGATAAAATTCCAGATGATCTGTTGGTTCTATCTTGTGAAGAAGATTATGAAATTTGTGTGCCTATACTCGAAAAAG GAGCTACAGTTTACAGCTCAGAGTTGCTATTGAATGGGATTGTTGCTCAGAAGCTGGAGTTTGAAAG GCATCGCCTCTTCACGGATCAAGTTAAGAAAACCCGTTCGACCATATGGCTAAGGAAAGATGGCAGTAAGTTCCTCCCtgtgacaaaaaataaataa
- the LOC103403796 gene encoding uncharacterized protein isoform X2, with product MGSLWDGHDEIKPMEKNSLADCADTEPIDTQISSPPLSDEKGKSRDVDELVRDIVPCDDTVPVEDAFETQMVDFGDETQLMDFATETQVMDFGGETQVLDLGGETQAMDFGGETQAVDFGGETQAVDFSGETQVLDDINCFANMEDTQLLEFDDVVVSDSEESDATEVLDDSKDLTDNESVQRGSGQLMNEENICRTPCENSENGLTEQANHLIDKQHNAGLHVSAATPVDDGSPELGPGSVHMQFTSVRAASLQASGLAAHSTALNGTNSESCSVPSNNQSLNQLSGKDNAVSLLGGSTIDGEEVNKEHDSRNENKWRTGSLTARKLFTEDSDAENTEISHNSASDEEAEDLLQFPSNLAGLSYIDSQEPGELSQANALDFVDKFLQNNLDESNKEVGHGKSARDNSRFVSSAKGPQTLAKKANDKSIDKGIFDWDDNREDEEGGEFFRRRKADFFDGRSHGWRSLPQPQKSKEKRQDAEKDRKKQLQGKNKRIGVVHSDSKLLLHNSKVDKKTAHEDEMKHKKNLVSEFDEQFNNDSPREKLDANINKNDAPEMMNVGFDTQMAAEAIEALCYGEGISNCDASDDHQDAQGNQSSPEGSMGEKSKNRTCSTKLSSRKRGRFTDAGVSRETQQAKKMRVGGRSSKHSSVSPLEYSKNTRKECETKVVIAKSKKGKSNAKKHLNIIGNRNMEKMPSVAIDLRTEGSIKKHLQQDVGTFTPIARRTRRSMVVNQLKKADDASSDCGEESSSQTEDVATREKIISLTGVQVSNALNAKSSKSGPNRSGEVGNHKPSQHHGSDLKFEAICNGIKLDALSFPKGKRSRRKLSDQVYGPDNLNDPPTPSVQPDKVGQRVTRHTRPQGAAQSIFVDVKSTRRTRSATRGDKNCARKFARQSLKTDPWKAPLHCNSSHKDGIMISEITTGGEAVGILDRASDANPSSATKMRDESPIGKCKPLDSACATPVNSKVPVNDASPVCMGNEYFKQSCKKTPSRPSLLKEIRDLSANGHTPTSASKDLRKRRDMTDVQVLYSHHLDDHILARLGVSVASSMTDATHFIADQFVRTRNMLEAIAAGKPVVTHLWLDSCGQASCLIDEKNYILRDTKKEKEFGFNMPTSLVRACQHPLLEGRKVFITPNTKPGKEIISSLVKAVHGQAIERIGRSVLEADKIPDDLLVLSCEEDYEICVPILEKGATVYSSELLLNGIVAQKLEFERHRLFTDQVKKTRSTIWLRKDGSKFLPVTKNK from the exons ATGGGTTCCCTCTGGGACGGCCACGACGAAATCAAGCCGATGGAGAAAAACTCACTCGCCGACTGCGCCGATACCGAGCCCATTGATACTCAGATTTCAAGCCCTCCATTGTCCG ATGAGAAGGGCAAATCGAGGGATGTGGATGAGTTAGTGCGAGACATTGTGCCGTGTGATGATACTGTTCCAGTTGAAGATGCATTTGAAACCCAAATGGTAGATTTTGGTGATGAAACCCAATTAATGGATTTCGCAACCGAAACCCAAGTAATGGATTTTGGTGGCGAAACCCAAGTATTGGATTTGGGCGGGGAAACACAAGCGATGGATTTCGGTGGTGAAACACAAGCAGTGGATTTTGGTGGTGAAACACAAGCAGTGGATTTCAGTGGTGAAACACAAGTGTTGGATGATATCAACTGCTTTGCAAACATGGAGGATACTCAGTTATTAGAGTTTGATGATGTAGTTGTCAGTGACAGTGAAGAGTCGGATGCAACTGAAGTTTTGGATGATAGCAAGGATCTAACTGACAATGAATCGGTACAGAGAGGTTCTGGTCAATTAATGAATGAGGAGAATATTTGCCGCACTCCTTGTGAAAATAGTGAAAATGGGTTAACGGAGCAAGCCAATCATTTGATCGACAAGCAACACAATGCAG GGCTCCATGTTTCTGCTGCAACACCTGTGGATGACGGCTCCCCGGAACTGGGACCAG GTTCTGTGCATATGCAATTTACCTCAGTCCGTGCAGCATCCTTACAGGCCTCCGGTCTAGCAGCTCACAGTACAGCTTTGAATGGTACCAACAGTGAGTCTTGTTCTGTTCCAAGTAATAACCAATCTTTGAATCAACTTTCCGGGAAAGATAATGCAGTATCTCTTCTAGGGGGTTCGACCATAGATGGGGAAGAAGTCAACAAGGAACATGATTCAAGGAATGAGAACAAATGGAGGACTGGTAGTTTAACAGCGAGAAAACTTTTTACTGAGGATTCAGATgctgaaaacacggaaatttctcATAACAGCGCTAGTGATGAAGAAGCTGAAGATTTGCTTCAGTTTCCTAGTAATTTGGCAGGGTTGAGCTATATTGACTCTCAAGAACCAGGTGAATTATCACAGGCTAATGCACTTGATTTTGTGGATAAATTCCTCCAAAATAATCTGGATGAGTCTAATAAAGAAGTTGGCCATGGAAAGAGTGCAAGGGACAATTCAAGATTTGTCTCAAGTGCAAAAGGGCCACAAACTTTGGCCAAGAAAGCCAATGACAAAAGCATAGATAAAGGGATTTTTGATTGGGATGATAACCGCGAGGATGAAGAAGGAGGTGAATTTTTCCGCCGAAGAAAAGCAGACTTCTTTGATGGCAGAAGCCATGGGTGGAGATCTCTTCCCCAACCCCAGAAGTCCAAAGAGAAAAGACAGGATGCGGAGAAGGATCGCAAAAAACAATTACAAGGAAAGAACAAGAGAATAGGTGTAGTTCATTCTGATTCAAAACTATTGTTGCATAATTCAAAAGTCGACAAGAAGACAGCACatgaagatgaaatgaaacATAAAAAGAATCTCGTCAGTGAGTTTGATGAACAGTTTAACAATGACTCCCCTAGAGAGAAGTTGGATGCTAATATTAATAAGAACGATGCACCTGAAATGATGAATGTAGGCTTTGATACTCAAATGGCAGCTGAAGCTATAGAAGCCTTGTGTTATGGTGAAGGGATTTCCAATTGTGATGCTAGTGATGACCATCAAGATGCTCAAGGAAATCAGAGTTCTCCTGAAGGTTCGATGGGAGAAAAATCAAAGAATAGAACTTGTTCAACAAAACTGTCTTCTCGAAAAAGAGGGCGTTTTACTGATGCAGGGGTTTCCCGAGAAACTcaacaagcaaagaaaatgaGGGTTGGTGGCAGATCAAGTAAACATTCTTCAGTTTCACCTCTGGAATATTCTAAGAATACCAGGAAGGAGTGTGAAACAAAGGTGGTGATAGCAAAATCAAAGAAGGGGAAGTCCAACGCTAAAAAGCATCTTAACATCATTGGGAACAGAAACATGGAGAAAATGCCTTCTGTTGCTATTGACCTAAGAACAGAAGGATCTATAAAAAAGCATTTACAACAGGATGTTGGTACGTTTACGCCGATTGCACGTCGAACTAGACGGTCTATGGTGGTAAATCAGTTAAAGAAAGCTGACGATGCATCCAGTGATTGTGGAGAAGAGTCGAGCTCTCAAACAGAGGATGTTGCAACTAGagaaaaaataattagtttAACAGGTGTTCAGGTGTCTAATGCGTTGAATGCAAAATCTTCAAAATCGGGTCCCAATCGATCTGGAGAAGTTGGAAATCATAAACCAAGCCAACATCATGGTTCAGATCTCAAGTTTGAAGCTATTTGCAATGGCATCAAATTGGATGCTTTAAGCTTCCCCAAAGGAAAAAGATCTAGGAGAAAGTTATCTGATCAGGTTTATGGGCCTGATAACTTAAATGATCCACCGACCCCATCTGTTCAGCCAGACAAAGTTGGACAACGTGTCACTAGGCACACAAGACCGCAGGGTGCTGCTCAAAGCATTTTTGTTGATGTAAAGTCAACAAGAAGAACCCGATCGGCTACACGTGGTGACAAGAATTGTGCTAGAAAATTTGCACGTCAAAGTTTAAAAACTGATCCTTGGAAAGCTCCTCTTCATTGTAATTCTTCTCATAAGGATGGGATAATGATATCAGAGATTACAACTGGTGGAGAGGCAGTTGGAATTCTTGACAGGGCGAGTGATGCAAATCCGTCTTCTGCTACTAAAATGAGGGATGAATCCCCGATAGGGAAATGCAAACCACTGGATTCAGCTTGTGCTACTCCAGTTAACAGTAAGGTGCCTGTCAATGATGCATCTCCGGTTTGTATGGGTAATGAATATTTCAAACAGTCATGCAAGAAGACCCCTTCAAGGCCAAGTCTTTTGAAAGAAATCCGTGACTTAAGTGCAAATGGGCATACACCAACTTCAGCATCAAAGGATTTAAGGAAGAGGAGAGATATGACAGATGTTCAAGTATTGTATAGCCACCACTTGGATGACCAT attttggcCCGACTAGGAGTTTCTGTAGCATCCTCTATGACAGATGCCACACACTTCATAGCAGATCAATTTGTGCGTACGAGGAATATGTTAGAAGCTATTGCTGCTGGAAAACCAGTGGTGACGCATTTATGGCTCGATAGCTGTGGACAAGCTAGTTGTCTCATCGATGAGAAAAACTATATACTAAGGGATaccaagaaggagaaggagttTGGCTTTAACATGCCGACTTCGTTGGTACGTGCGTGCCAGCATCCGCTTCTGGAG GGTCGTAAAGTCTTCATCACCCCAAATACGAAGCCTGGTAAAGAAATAATTTCAAGTCTGGTCAAAGCAGTCCATGGCCAG GCTATAGAAAGAATTGGTAGATCTGTTTTGGAGGCTGATAAAATTCCAGATGATCTGTTGGTTCTATCTTGTGAAGAAGATTATGAAATTTGTGTGCCTATACTCGAAAAAG GAGCTACAGTTTACAGCTCAGAGTTGCTATTGAATGGGATTGTTGCTCAGAAGCTGGAGTTTGAAAG GCATCGCCTCTTCACGGATCAAGTTAAGAAAACCCGTTCGACCATATGGCTAAGGAAAGATGGCAGTAAGTTCCTCCCtgtgacaaaaaataaataa
- the LOC103403796 gene encoding uncharacterized protein isoform X1 has product MGSLWDGHDEIKPMEKNSLADCADTEPIDTQISSPPLSDEKGKSRDVDELVRDIVPCDDTVPVEDAFETQMVDFGDETQLMDFATETQVMDFGGETQVLDLGGETQAMDFGGETQAVDFGGETQAVDFSGETQVLDDINCFANMEDTQLLEFDDVVVSDSEESDATEVLDDSKDLTDNESVQRGSGQLMNEENICRTPCENSENGLTEQANHLIDKQHNAGLHVSAATPVDDGSPELGPGSVHMQFTSVRAASLQASGLAAHSTALNGTNSESCSVPSNNQSLNQLSGKDNAVSLLGGSTIDGEEVNKEHDSRNENKWRTGSLTARKLFTEDSDAENTEISHNSASDEEAEDLLQFPSNLAGLSYIDSQEPGELSQANALDFVDKFLQNNLDESNKEVGHGKSARDNSRFVSSAKGPQTLAKKANDKSIDKGIFDWDDNREDEEGGEFFRRRKADFFDGRSHGWRSLPQPQKSKEKRQDAEKDRKKQLQGKNKRIGVVHSDSKLLLHNSKVDKKTAHEDEMKHKKNLVSEFDEQFNNDSPREKLDANINKNDAPEMMNVGFDTQMAAEAIEALCYGEGISNCDASDDHQDAQGNQSSPEGSMGEKSKNRTCSTKLSSRKRGRFTDAGVSRETQQAKKMRVGGRSSKHSSVSPLEYSKNTRKECETKVVIAKSKKGKSNAKKHLNIIGNRNMEKMPSVAIDLRTEGSIKKHLQQDVGTFTPIARRTRRSMVVNQLKKADDASSDCGEESSSQTEDVATREKIISLTGVQVSNALNAKSSKSGPNRSGEVGNHKPSQHHGSDLKFEAICNGIKLDALSFPKGKRSRRKLSDQVYGPDNLNDPPTPSVQPDKVGQRVTRHTRPQGAAQSIFVDVKSTRRTRSATRGDKNCARKFARQSLKTDPWKAPLHCNSSHKDGIMISEITTGGEAVGILDRASDANPSSATKMRDESPIGKCKPLDSACATPVNSKVPVNDASPVCMGNEYFKQSCKKTPSRPSLLKEIRDLSANGHTPTSASKDLRKRRDMTDVQVLYSHHLDDHVIKHQKKILARLGVSVASSMTDATHFIADQFVRTRNMLEAIAAGKPVVTHLWLDSCGQASCLIDEKNYILRDTKKEKEFGFNMPTSLVRACQHPLLEGRKVFITPNTKPGKEIISSLVKAVHGQAIERIGRSVLEADKIPDDLLVLSCEEDYEICVPILEKGATVYSSELLLNGIVAQKLEFERHRLFTDQVKKTRSTIWLRKDGSKFLPVTKNK; this is encoded by the exons ATGGGTTCCCTCTGGGACGGCCACGACGAAATCAAGCCGATGGAGAAAAACTCACTCGCCGACTGCGCCGATACCGAGCCCATTGATACTCAGATTTCAAGCCCTCCATTGTCCG ATGAGAAGGGCAAATCGAGGGATGTGGATGAGTTAGTGCGAGACATTGTGCCGTGTGATGATACTGTTCCAGTTGAAGATGCATTTGAAACCCAAATGGTAGATTTTGGTGATGAAACCCAATTAATGGATTTCGCAACCGAAACCCAAGTAATGGATTTTGGTGGCGAAACCCAAGTATTGGATTTGGGCGGGGAAACACAAGCGATGGATTTCGGTGGTGAAACACAAGCAGTGGATTTTGGTGGTGAAACACAAGCAGTGGATTTCAGTGGTGAAACACAAGTGTTGGATGATATCAACTGCTTTGCAAACATGGAGGATACTCAGTTATTAGAGTTTGATGATGTAGTTGTCAGTGACAGTGAAGAGTCGGATGCAACTGAAGTTTTGGATGATAGCAAGGATCTAACTGACAATGAATCGGTACAGAGAGGTTCTGGTCAATTAATGAATGAGGAGAATATTTGCCGCACTCCTTGTGAAAATAGTGAAAATGGGTTAACGGAGCAAGCCAATCATTTGATCGACAAGCAACACAATGCAG GGCTCCATGTTTCTGCTGCAACACCTGTGGATGACGGCTCCCCGGAACTGGGACCAG GTTCTGTGCATATGCAATTTACCTCAGTCCGTGCAGCATCCTTACAGGCCTCCGGTCTAGCAGCTCACAGTACAGCTTTGAATGGTACCAACAGTGAGTCTTGTTCTGTTCCAAGTAATAACCAATCTTTGAATCAACTTTCCGGGAAAGATAATGCAGTATCTCTTCTAGGGGGTTCGACCATAGATGGGGAAGAAGTCAACAAGGAACATGATTCAAGGAATGAGAACAAATGGAGGACTGGTAGTTTAACAGCGAGAAAACTTTTTACTGAGGATTCAGATgctgaaaacacggaaatttctcATAACAGCGCTAGTGATGAAGAAGCTGAAGATTTGCTTCAGTTTCCTAGTAATTTGGCAGGGTTGAGCTATATTGACTCTCAAGAACCAGGTGAATTATCACAGGCTAATGCACTTGATTTTGTGGATAAATTCCTCCAAAATAATCTGGATGAGTCTAATAAAGAAGTTGGCCATGGAAAGAGTGCAAGGGACAATTCAAGATTTGTCTCAAGTGCAAAAGGGCCACAAACTTTGGCCAAGAAAGCCAATGACAAAAGCATAGATAAAGGGATTTTTGATTGGGATGATAACCGCGAGGATGAAGAAGGAGGTGAATTTTTCCGCCGAAGAAAAGCAGACTTCTTTGATGGCAGAAGCCATGGGTGGAGATCTCTTCCCCAACCCCAGAAGTCCAAAGAGAAAAGACAGGATGCGGAGAAGGATCGCAAAAAACAATTACAAGGAAAGAACAAGAGAATAGGTGTAGTTCATTCTGATTCAAAACTATTGTTGCATAATTCAAAAGTCGACAAGAAGACAGCACatgaagatgaaatgaaacATAAAAAGAATCTCGTCAGTGAGTTTGATGAACAGTTTAACAATGACTCCCCTAGAGAGAAGTTGGATGCTAATATTAATAAGAACGATGCACCTGAAATGATGAATGTAGGCTTTGATACTCAAATGGCAGCTGAAGCTATAGAAGCCTTGTGTTATGGTGAAGGGATTTCCAATTGTGATGCTAGTGATGACCATCAAGATGCTCAAGGAAATCAGAGTTCTCCTGAAGGTTCGATGGGAGAAAAATCAAAGAATAGAACTTGTTCAACAAAACTGTCTTCTCGAAAAAGAGGGCGTTTTACTGATGCAGGGGTTTCCCGAGAAACTcaacaagcaaagaaaatgaGGGTTGGTGGCAGATCAAGTAAACATTCTTCAGTTTCACCTCTGGAATATTCTAAGAATACCAGGAAGGAGTGTGAAACAAAGGTGGTGATAGCAAAATCAAAGAAGGGGAAGTCCAACGCTAAAAAGCATCTTAACATCATTGGGAACAGAAACATGGAGAAAATGCCTTCTGTTGCTATTGACCTAAGAACAGAAGGATCTATAAAAAAGCATTTACAACAGGATGTTGGTACGTTTACGCCGATTGCACGTCGAACTAGACGGTCTATGGTGGTAAATCAGTTAAAGAAAGCTGACGATGCATCCAGTGATTGTGGAGAAGAGTCGAGCTCTCAAACAGAGGATGTTGCAACTAGagaaaaaataattagtttAACAGGTGTTCAGGTGTCTAATGCGTTGAATGCAAAATCTTCAAAATCGGGTCCCAATCGATCTGGAGAAGTTGGAAATCATAAACCAAGCCAACATCATGGTTCAGATCTCAAGTTTGAAGCTATTTGCAATGGCATCAAATTGGATGCTTTAAGCTTCCCCAAAGGAAAAAGATCTAGGAGAAAGTTATCTGATCAGGTTTATGGGCCTGATAACTTAAATGATCCACCGACCCCATCTGTTCAGCCAGACAAAGTTGGACAACGTGTCACTAGGCACACAAGACCGCAGGGTGCTGCTCAAAGCATTTTTGTTGATGTAAAGTCAACAAGAAGAACCCGATCGGCTACACGTGGTGACAAGAATTGTGCTAGAAAATTTGCACGTCAAAGTTTAAAAACTGATCCTTGGAAAGCTCCTCTTCATTGTAATTCTTCTCATAAGGATGGGATAATGATATCAGAGATTACAACTGGTGGAGAGGCAGTTGGAATTCTTGACAGGGCGAGTGATGCAAATCCGTCTTCTGCTACTAAAATGAGGGATGAATCCCCGATAGGGAAATGCAAACCACTGGATTCAGCTTGTGCTACTCCAGTTAACAGTAAGGTGCCTGTCAATGATGCATCTCCGGTTTGTATGGGTAATGAATATTTCAAACAGTCATGCAAGAAGACCCCTTCAAGGCCAAGTCTTTTGAAAGAAATCCGTGACTTAAGTGCAAATGGGCATACACCAACTTCAGCATCAAAGGATTTAAGGAAGAGGAGAGATATGACAGATGTTCAAGTATTGTATAGCCACCACTTGGATGACCATGTAATTAAGCATCAGAAAAAG attttggcCCGACTAGGAGTTTCTGTAGCATCCTCTATGACAGATGCCACACACTTCATAGCAGATCAATTTGTGCGTACGAGGAATATGTTAGAAGCTATTGCTGCTGGAAAACCAGTGGTGACGCATTTATGGCTCGATAGCTGTGGACAAGCTAGTTGTCTCATCGATGAGAAAAACTATATACTAAGGGATaccaagaaggagaaggagttTGGCTTTAACATGCCGACTTCGTTGGTACGTGCGTGCCAGCATCCGCTTCTGGAG GGTCGTAAAGTCTTCATCACCCCAAATACGAAGCCTGGTAAAGAAATAATTTCAAGTCTGGTCAAAGCAGTCCATGGCCAG GCTATAGAAAGAATTGGTAGATCTGTTTTGGAGGCTGATAAAATTCCAGATGATCTGTTGGTTCTATCTTGTGAAGAAGATTATGAAATTTGTGTGCCTATACTCGAAAAAG GAGCTACAGTTTACAGCTCAGAGTTGCTATTGAATGGGATTGTTGCTCAGAAGCTGGAGTTTGAAAG GCATCGCCTCTTCACGGATCAAGTTAAGAAAACCCGTTCGACCATATGGCTAAGGAAAGATGGCAGTAAGTTCCTCCCtgtgacaaaaaataaataa